The sequence below is a genomic window from Lentimicrobium saccharophilum.
TTTTATTTCGAGGCGTTTGACGAACAATGGAAAGATGCGGCAAATCCGCGGGGTTCAGAAAACCACTTCGGGCTGATTAACCTGCAATCTCAGGCTAAGTATACCTTGTGGGATATGGTGGATGCCGGTGTTTTTGATGGGTTAACCCGCGACGGCAAACCCATCACCAAAACATTTGATGGCGATAAAGCTGCAATGATGCAGGAAGTGAAAGTGCCGCCAACCGCAAAAGAAATCAGTGAGCGCAAGTAATTAAAAACCAGCAACATGAAGGCAGCTGCAAAACATTTGTTCTTTTACTTTCTCATAATCATCCTGATGAGTAGTTGTAATAATCCGAAACCATTGGAAGTTGAAATTTTTGAGACATCGGCAAACGGAAATCAACTCACCAGATTGACTGAATTCCCGGATTCTGAGATAAAAGCGGAAATTTCCATATTGCCTGAGCAGGAATTTCAGTCAATCGTGGGTTTCGGGGGTTCCTTTACCGAAGCTTCTGCCCACTTGCTCAACCGGGTAAGCAAGGAAAACCGGAACAGAGTCCTGGAAGCCTATTTTGGTGAATCCGGGGCCCGCTATTCCCTCACGCGCACCCACATGAACTCCTGCGATTTTTCACTGGGCAACTACTCTTATGCCCCTGTGGATGGAGATATGGAACTGCTTCATTTTTCCGTAAAGGAAGATATGGATGACATCATTCCCATGATCAAAGATGCCCAGGCCATTTCGAAGGAGGGTTTTAATATTATCTCGTCTCCCTGGACCGCGCCGCCCTGGATGAAAGACAACAAGGACTGGCGCGGCGGAAAACTGTTGCCGGAATATTATAACACCTGGGCGTTGTTCTTTTCAAAATATCTGGACGCTTATCGAGCTGAAGACATAGATATATGGGGAGTTACGGTTGAAAACGAACCATTGGGCAACGACAGCAACTGGGAAAGCATGCACTACACGCCTCATGAAATGACGGAATTTGTTAAAAATCATCTGGGACCAAGATTGAAATCTGAGGGGCGTAATGTAAAAATTCTGGGATTTGACCAGAATCGTGATGAACAGTTAAAAATTTGGGTGGATGTTATGTTCGGTGACGAAATTGCCGGGGATTATTTCGATGGAACTGCAGTGCACTGGTATGCCAGCACCTTTGAGTATTTCCCCGAAGCTTTGCAGTATGTTGTAAATAAAGCTCCCGGTAAGCATTTGATTAACACGGAAGCCTGCGTTGATGCACAGGTGCCGAGGTGGAAAGATGATGCCTGGTACTGGTCGGAGGAAGCCACCGACTGGGGTTGGACCTGGGCCCCCGAAGACCAGAAATACCTGCACCCGAAATATGTTCCTGTATACCGGTACGCACGCGATATCATCGGATGCCTGAACAACGGGATAGATGGATGGGTGGACTGGAATATGGTCCTTGACAGACAAGGCGGACCTAACTGGGCAAAAAACTGGTGTGTTGCCCCCGTTATTGTTGACCCTGATAAAGATGAAATCTATTTTACCCCCTTATATTACACCCTTGCACATTTCAGCAGGTTTATCCGGCCCGGGGCAGTAAGAATCGGATTTACGAATACCGGGGACAGCCTTATGGTAACAGCAGCCCGCAATCCCGATGGCAGCATTGCTGTAATCGTATTTAATCCTGAAGAAGCGGCAAAAGGAGTTCATTTAACCCTGCATGAAAAATCGGTTGAATTTGCCATCAATGGGAAAGCCCTGCAAACCATTCTGATAAAAAGCAAATAAGAATATTCTGACAACTATTGAATAACCTAAAATCAATAAACTATGTCAACCCATGTAACACCGTTAAAAGACAAGGTTCCCCTGGCACAAAAAGCAGCCTTCGGAGCCGGGCATCTTGTGAATAATTTATTGCCCGGATCACTTGGGGTCTTCGCTTTCTTTTTGCTTACCGCCTTTGGGATGGATCCGTTTCTGGCAGGATTACTAGGAGGTCTGCCACGCTTTTTTGACGCTATTACCGACCCCATCATGGGTTATATCTCGGATAATACAAAATCGCGGTTTGGACGCAGAAAACCTTACATATTTATCGGAGCCATTCTCAGCGGAATTTTATTCGCCGTTTTATGGCAACTCAGCCCGGATAATTCACAAATGTATAATTTCTGGTATTTTCTGATCCTTTCTATGGTTTACCTGATTGGAAACACTATGTTTTCTACTCCGCTGATCGGTTTGGGATATGAAATGACTTTTGATTACAACGAACGCACCCGTTTGATGGGATTTTCGCAAACCATCGGGCAGATGGCATGGATGATTGTCCCCTGGTTCTGGGTCATTATTGCCAATCCTGATTTATTCTCCACACAGGCGGTTGGTGTTCGCAATTTGTCAATTGTAGTCGGGGCTATCTGTATGTTTCTGGGTATGATGCCTGCCCTGTTCTGCAAAGAAATTGACCAGACCAACCTTACCAACCGCGATGAACTCACACTGAAGAACATTGCAAGAAATTTCAGGAGTTTGCTTCACAACATGGTGCTGATTTTTAAGAATATGACATTTGTCAGGCTTTGCGCGGCAACATTCCTGGTATTCAACGGCTTTCAGATGGTTGCATCGTTCAGTTATTTTATCATCGTTTTTTATTTGTTCAAGGGTGATTACGGCCTTGCCGGAACATGGCCGGCATGGTTCTCAACCGTGAGTGCTATGTGCACTGCCTTTATAATTATCCCGGTAATTACCTGGATGGCGAACCGGTGGGGTAAGCGCCGGGCTTTTATCTATTCAACGTTCCTTTCCATTATAGGTTATGCTTTGAAATGGTGGGGCTTTAATCCTGAAAATCCCTGGCTGATGTTTATGCCCCTGCCCTTAATGGTATTTGGAATCGGCGGATTGTTTACCCTTATGATGAGCATGACCGCAGATGTTTGTGACCTCGATGAGTTAAACAATGGTATGCCCCGCAAGGAAGGTACTTTCGGGGCCATCTACTGGTGGATGGTAAAACTCGGGCAGGGACTTGCCCTGGTACTGGGTGGCCTGGTGCTGAAGCTGGTGGGTTTCGACCAGAATGCCGCACAGCAGACGGCTGATACCATCACCAATTTAAGGCTTGCCGATATTCTTGTACCTGCAACTACTGCAGCCCTGGCAATCTGGGTTATGTGGAAGTATGATCTGTCGGAAGAAAGAGCGATGGAAATTAAAAAAGAGCTGGTCAACCGGAGGGGAGAGTTGTAATCAGCGATCAAAAACAAAGTTAAACCGAAACCCAAAATCTGAAAAATATGTCATTTAGAAAGGAACGATTACAGAACTTCAAGAGGCCGGAAGGAATCCGGAAAGAATTGTTGTACGACGAAAAGTCTCCGGAAGATATTAAAAGTTTGTTCCTGGAAGTGCTCCACGGAGGCGTAAGCGGATTCTGCTTCAGCATTTACGAAGAGGGGCAAAAACCCGGAACGATTATATCCGATGCGCAGGTGAGAAGAAGAATGCAGATACTTAAACCTTACACCAATTCGGTACGATCGTTTTCCTGCATCGAAGGCAATGAGCTGGTTCCTAAAATTGCAAAGGAGTTCGGCATGAAAACCCTGGTGGGAGCCTGGCTGGGAACGGATAAGGAAAAGAACCTTCAGGAAATCATGAGCCTGATTCAACTGGCCCGCGACGGATACGTGGATTATGCTGCAGTGGGGAATGAAGTGCTTTACAGGAAGGATTTAACGGAACACGAACTGCTGGAAATTATCAGTTATGTAAAGAAGGAAATCCCGGATATCCCTGTTGGCTATGTTGATGCCTATTATGAATTCGCCGAAAGGCCGGCCATAACCGAGGCTTGTGATGTGATCTTCTGCAACTGCTATCCCTTCTGGGAAGGTACCGGCTTCAACGACTCTTTTGAGCATATGCAACAGATGTATCATCACGCACTGATGGCGGGCAACGGCAAAAAAGTCATCATCACCGAAACCGGCTGGCCTAGCCAGGGTCAGTCCCTGAGAGGGGCAGAGCCTTCAAATCTAAATGCCATGAAGTATTTCATCAACACAAACCTGTGGGCGATAGATGAGAATATTGAAGTTTTCTATTTTTCTTCCTTTGATGAAACATGGAAGGTCGGTCCGGAAGGAGATGTTGGCGCCCACTGGGGGATCTGGGATAAGTCGGAAAAACTAAAATTTGTTGATGGACACATTTCATAAATTAGGCATTATACCCGGAAAAGCGCTGTGCTATTCCGGGTTCAGGGAAGGTCAGAAACCCGGGGGTGTTTATCCTGGTTATGAGGAGGTAAAGGAAGATCTTCTGCTTCTCAAGGATCATTGGAAATACTTGCGGTTGTTCGACTGTGATGAGCACACCCGGACGGTTCTGGATGTTATCACCCGGGAAAAGCTGGACTTCAGAATAATGTTGGGCGCATACATTGTAGCCGAGATGAACAATTTCAACTGCCCCTGGAACGGAGGTGTGTATTCGGAGGAACAACTTACCGAGAACCGCAAAAGCAATATTGACAAGATTGATAAACTGATTGAACTTGGCAATCAATATCCCGGCATCATCTTTTCACTTTCGGTGGGGAATGAAGCGTGTGTTGAATGGACCGACCATTACGTTCCCGAGAGCAGTGTGCTGGAATATGTGAGCAGGGTCAAAGCAAAAGCAAAACAGCCCGTTACTTTCTGCGAAAATTACGCGCCATGGATCCTGAAGCTGGAAAAACTGGCCGCCGGGGTGGATTTTATTTCCATTCATACCTATCCTGTCTGGGAATACAAGCACATCAACGAGTCGCTTGACTATTCAAAACAAAACTACTATTCGGTTGCCGGTAAATATCCCGACAAGCCGGTGGTAATCACGGAAGCCGGATGGGCAACCAATTCGAACGGAAGAGGA
It includes:
- a CDS encoding glycoside hydrolase family 30 protein, yielding MKAAAKHLFFYFLIIILMSSCNNPKPLEVEIFETSANGNQLTRLTEFPDSEIKAEISILPEQEFQSIVGFGGSFTEASAHLLNRVSKENRNRVLEAYFGESGARYSLTRTHMNSCDFSLGNYSYAPVDGDMELLHFSVKEDMDDIIPMIKDAQAISKEGFNIISSPWTAPPWMKDNKDWRGGKLLPEYYNTWALFFSKYLDAYRAEDIDIWGVTVENEPLGNDSNWESMHYTPHEMTEFVKNHLGPRLKSEGRNVKILGFDQNRDEQLKIWVDVMFGDEIAGDYFDGTAVHWYASTFEYFPEALQYVVNKAPGKHLINTEACVDAQVPRWKDDAWYWSEEATDWGWTWAPEDQKYLHPKYVPVYRYARDIIGCLNNGIDGWVDWNMVLDRQGGPNWAKNWCVAPVIVDPDKDEIYFTPLYYTLAHFSRFIRPGAVRIGFTNTGDSLMVTAARNPDGSIAVIVFNPEEAAKGVHLTLHEKSVEFAINGKALQTILIKSK
- a CDS encoding MFS transporter, translating into MSTHVTPLKDKVPLAQKAAFGAGHLVNNLLPGSLGVFAFFLLTAFGMDPFLAGLLGGLPRFFDAITDPIMGYISDNTKSRFGRRKPYIFIGAILSGILFAVLWQLSPDNSQMYNFWYFLILSMVYLIGNTMFSTPLIGLGYEMTFDYNERTRLMGFSQTIGQMAWMIVPWFWVIIANPDLFSTQAVGVRNLSIVVGAICMFLGMMPALFCKEIDQTNLTNRDELTLKNIARNFRSLLHNMVLIFKNMTFVRLCAATFLVFNGFQMVASFSYFIIVFYLFKGDYGLAGTWPAWFSTVSAMCTAFIIIPVITWMANRWGKRRAFIYSTFLSIIGYALKWWGFNPENPWLMFMPLPLMVFGIGGLFTLMMSMTADVCDLDELNNGMPRKEGTFGAIYWWMVKLGQGLALVLGGLVLKLVGFDQNAAQQTADTITNLRLADILVPATTAALAIWVMWKYDLSEERAMEIKKELVNRRGEL
- a CDS encoding glycoside hydrolase family 17 protein — encoded protein: MSFRKERLQNFKRPEGIRKELLYDEKSPEDIKSLFLEVLHGGVSGFCFSIYEEGQKPGTIISDAQVRRRMQILKPYTNSVRSFSCIEGNELVPKIAKEFGMKTLVGAWLGTDKEKNLQEIMSLIQLARDGYVDYAAVGNEVLYRKDLTEHELLEIISYVKKEIPDIPVGYVDAYYEFAERPAITEACDVIFCNCYPFWEGTGFNDSFEHMQQMYHHALMAGNGKKVIITETGWPSQGQSLRGAEPSNLNAMKYFINTNLWAIDENIEVFYFSSFDETWKVGPEGDVGAHWGIWDKSEKLKFVDGHIS
- a CDS encoding glycoside hydrolase family 17 protein — its product is MDTFHKLGIIPGKALCYSGFREGQKPGGVYPGYEEVKEDLLLLKDHWKYLRLFDCDEHTRTVLDVITREKLDFRIMLGAYIVAEMNNFNCPWNGGVYSEEQLTENRKSNIDKIDKLIELGNQYPGIIFSLSVGNEACVEWTDHYVPESSVLEYVSRVKAKAKQPVTFCENYAPWILKLEKLAAGVDFISIHTYPVWEYKHINESLDYSKQNYYSVAGKYPDKPVVITEAGWATNSNGRGINPWHVNEEFQMIYFEKLMEWVEKENILAFFFEAFDESWKGSSEPLEPEKHWGLFRSDRTPKMAVRKLIQQE